From Companilactobacillus heilongjiangensis, one genomic window encodes:
- a CDS encoding DUF1516 family protein, whose product MVWLWTHLITWLVMAVMILLVLFTNSNTKIYEMITRVGYIVIIATGIKLGLHAWSVEPTLLIVKVIIALIFIGLVEIAFARKEQKTLNKTLVWAVIVFCIVTALIGFALAGWYPFVKH is encoded by the coding sequence ATGGTTTGGTTATGGACACATTTAATTACTTGGCTTGTTATGGCCGTGATGATTTTATTGGTATTATTTACAAATTCGAATACAAAGATTTATGAAATGATTACTCGTGTCGGCTACATTGTTATAATCGCTACTGGTATTAAGTTGGGATTGCATGCTTGGTCAGTCGAACCTACGTTGTTGATTGTTAAAGTTATTATTGCTTTGATTTTCATCGGCTTGGTTGAAATTGCTTTTGCTCGTAAGGAACAAAAGACGCTCAATAAAACTTTAGTTTGGGCTGTGATTGTTTTCTGTATCGTTACTGCCTTGATTGGCTTTGCTTTAGCCGGTTGGTATCCATTCGTTAAACATTAA
- a CDS encoding alpha/beta hydrolase encodes MGKKRLILSTVLAILILIGGFFGFSRHTQAVHAGKYVESSTPTLFFHGYGSSFNAETQMTEAIKDAGVTRKIVRVNVSPNGYAKLIGSIPKNAKNPLVEVNFDNNKMTDYYTAGKWAKNVIELLQEEYKFKSVNLVGHSMGNMAINYYIMENAGKKGLPKVNKVVDIAGHFNGILGMDDKPNKMKLAKNGKPDKMDKSYKQLLKSRKNYPTNAQVLNIYGDIEDGTNSDGRVSNASSKSLKYLVSGRAKSYKEKKIKGKMGQHSKLHENKQVDKLLINFLWKK; translated from the coding sequence ATGGGTAAAAAAAGATTGATTCTTTCAACTGTACTGGCGATTTTAATTTTGATTGGTGGGTTCTTTGGTTTCAGTCGGCATACTCAGGCTGTTCATGCTGGGAAATATGTTGAGAGTTCGACACCGACTTTATTTTTCCATGGGTATGGCAGTAGTTTTAACGCTGAAACGCAGATGACTGAAGCGATTAAGGATGCTGGTGTGACTAGAAAAATTGTGCGGGTCAATGTTAGTCCGAATGGTTATGCGAAGTTGATTGGATCGATTCCGAAGAATGCTAAGAATCCGCTTGTTGAAGTGAATTTTGATAATAATAAAATGACTGATTATTATACGGCTGGTAAATGGGCGAAGAATGTGATCGAACTTTTGCAGGAGGAGTATAAGTTTAAGAGTGTTAATTTGGTCGGGCATTCGATGGGGAACATGGCTATCAACTATTACATTATGGAAAATGCTGGCAAAAAAGGGCTGCCAAAAGTTAATAAAGTTGTTGATATTGCGGGCCATTTTAACGGTATTTTAGGGATGGACGACAAGCCTAATAAAATGAAATTAGCTAAAAATGGCAAGCCTGACAAGATGGATAAGTCTTATAAGCAACTGTTGAAATCACGAAAAAATTATCCAACTAATGCACAGGTTTTGAACATTTATGGGGATATTGAAGATGGCACCAATTCTGATGGTCGAGTTAGCAATGCATCGTCTAAATCCTTGAAGTATCTAGTTTCTGGACGTGCTAAATCTTATAAAGAGAAGAAAATTAAAGGCAAGATGGGACAACACAGTAAATTACATGAAAATAAACAGGTTGATAAACTTTTAATCAATTTCTTGTGGAAAAAATAA
- a CDS encoding branched-chain amino acid aminotransferase, with protein MAKADATKIDWNNLGFNYMDLPYRFTAHWKDGEWQDAGLTEDSTLHISEASPVLHYGQAAFEGMKAYRTPDNKIQLFRPDRNAKRMKDSCERLLMPVFPEDKFVEAVKSVVKANADFVPPYGNGATLYLRPLIIGTGEQIGVHAAPEYIFTVFAMPVGNYFKGGLTPVNFTTSQYDRAAHKGTGQSKVGGNYAASLYPGAQAHDNGFADCVYLDPIEHKKIEEVGSANFFGITKDNTFVTPKSPSILPSITKYSLLWLAKNRLGLGAEEGDVYIDQLDRFKEAGACGTAAVISPIGGLEHDGDLHVFYSETEVGPVTKKLYDTLTGIQFGTVEAPEGWIQVVE; from the coding sequence ATGGCAAAAGCAGATGCAACAAAAATTGATTGGAACAATTTAGGTTTCAATTATATGGATTTACCTTACCGTTTCACTGCCCATTGGAAAGACGGCGAATGGCAAGATGCTGGATTAACAGAAGATAGCACCCTTCACATCAGCGAGGCTTCACCGGTATTGCACTACGGACAAGCAGCTTTTGAAGGTATGAAAGCTTATCGTACTCCGGACAACAAGATTCAATTATTCCGTCCAGATCGTAATGCTAAACGTATGAAGGACTCATGTGAACGACTATTGATGCCTGTTTTCCCAGAAGACAAATTCGTTGAAGCTGTAAAATCAGTTGTTAAAGCAAATGCTGATTTTGTGCCTCCATACGGTAATGGAGCTACACTTTACCTTCGTCCATTAATTATCGGTACTGGTGAACAAATTGGTGTCCACGCTGCTCCAGAATATATCTTTACTGTTTTTGCCATGCCAGTTGGTAACTACTTCAAGGGTGGTCTAACACCAGTTAACTTCACTACTTCTCAATACGACCGTGCCGCTCACAAAGGTACTGGTCAAAGTAAAGTCGGTGGTAACTACGCTGCCAGTCTTTACCCTGGTGCCCAAGCACACGATAATGGCTTTGCGGATTGTGTTTACCTAGATCCAATCGAACACAAGAAGATTGAGGAAGTCGGTTCAGCTAACTTCTTTGGTATCACCAAAGACAATACTTTCGTAACACCAAAATCACCTTCAATTCTTCCAAGTATTACCAAGTACTCACTACTTTGGTTGGCTAAGAATCGTTTGGGACTTGGCGCTGAAGAAGGCGACGTCTACATCGACCAACTAGACCGTTTCAAGGAAGCTGGAGCCTGTGGTACTGCTGCTGTTATCTCACCTATTGGTGGTTTGGAACACGACGGCGACTTACACGTCTTCTACAGTGAAACAGAAGTTGGACCTGTTACAAAGAAACTTTACGATACATTGACAGGTATCCAATTCGGTACAGTTGAAGCTCCTGAAGGCTGGATTCAAGTCGTAGAATAA
- a CDS encoding nucleoside 2-deoxyribosyltransferase: protein MKIYFANGLFALADRMFNEVVVDKIRKMDGNIEVYLPQENGDINDKMNYADSIKIAQEDNKELLSSDLVVAILDGDTMDDGVASEIGVAYGKEIPVIGVYTDLRQHGFENPKKLEAVKGIGENPFAYINNYTIGLIKMNGIMVNNIDDMLDAIKKYTEK from the coding sequence ATGAAAATTTATTTTGCCAACGGTTTATTTGCCCTAGCCGACAGAATGTTTAATGAAGTAGTTGTTGATAAAATCAGAAAGATGGATGGTAATATTGAAGTCTATCTTCCCCAAGAAAATGGTGATATTAACGACAAAATGAACTACGCTGACTCAATTAAAATTGCTCAAGAAGACAATAAAGAGCTCCTTTCTTCCGATTTAGTCGTCGCAATTCTTGATGGTGACACAATGGACGATGGCGTGGCCTCAGAAATTGGTGTAGCTTACGGTAAAGAAATCCCTGTAATTGGTGTTTATACTGACCTACGTCAACATGGTTTCGAGAACCCCAAAAAGCTTGAGGCTGTAAAGGGAATCGGAGAAAATCCTTTTGCATATATCAATAATTACACGATTGGTTTGATCAAAATGAATGGTATTATGGTCAACAATATTGACGACATGTTAGATGCCATTAAGAAATATACCGAAAAATAA
- a CDS encoding SLAP domain-containing protein, with translation MKIKNFVASLLTVTSLALVGVSVQSQTVDAATVSMSDTSSVIYIANANGATLYTTPDSQGNMSFAGARLQNKTAWRTNKIANVNGVTYYQVANNAWVAATDSSSTAPAVALDKDMYVKANGGVNLYDAPNGGFNGYSVTGGNMVHVYQSQTDANGTTWYDVGKSRWIKGDYLSNDNVKQTLTMNATAYDPAVLGSSMGYSGVAANLSKFPKGTHLRITASNGQTFDRVVNDTGYFAYSNPNQLDIAMPNSQALQFGRQNVTVQVIG, from the coding sequence ATGAAGATCAAAAATTTCGTAGCATCATTATTAACAGTCACATCACTTGCACTTGTTGGTGTAAGCGTACAATCACAAACTGTAGATGCCGCAACAGTTTCAATGTCAGATACTAGTAGTGTTATTTATATCGCAAATGCTAACGGAGCTACACTTTACACAACTCCAGATAGCCAAGGAAATATGAGTTTCGCCGGTGCCAGACTTCAAAACAAGACTGCATGGCGTACAAACAAGATTGCTAACGTTAATGGCGTTACATACTATCAAGTTGCCAACAACGCATGGGTAGCAGCTACAGACTCTTCAAGCACTGCCCCTGCCGTTGCCTTAGACAAAGACATGTATGTTAAAGCTAACGGTGGCGTAAACCTTTATGATGCTCCTAACGGTGGCTTTAACGGCTATTCAGTTACAGGTGGAAATATGGTTCACGTTTACCAAAGCCAAACTGATGCCAATGGTACAACTTGGTACGATGTTGGTAAAAGTCGTTGGATCAAGGGAGACTATCTCTCAAATGACAACGTTAAACAAACACTAACAATGAATGCTACAGCCTATGACCCAGCCGTTTTAGGTTCAAGCATGGGTTACAGTGGTGTTGCCGCTAATCTATCAAAATTCCCTAAGGGTACACACTTAAGAATTACAGCCAGCAATGGTCAAACATTCGACCGTGTTGTTAATGATACAGGTTACTTCGCATACAGTAACCCTAACCAATTAGACATCGCTATGCCTAATTCACAAGCATTACAATTTGGCCGTCAAAATGTTACCGTTCAAGTAATTGGCTAA
- a CDS encoding hydroxymethylglutaryl-CoA synthase, producing MDVGIDKIGFYVPKDYIDIVELAKARDVDPNKFTIGIGQDKQAVPQPYQDAVTLAASSADSILTTDDKKDIGLLIVGTESSVDESKSTAAFLMDLLDLPEDIRSYEIKQACFGATAGLQAAYDFVSLNPGKKALVIASDIARYGIKTPGEVTQGAGSVAMLISENPRVLKLDHKSVYMTRNVGDFWRPTFSKTAFARGKFSNEVYVDFFTTLWNKFQAKYEVTADDFSTMLFHIPYTKMGTKALRTLDGKLSDEKYAELTEHYQASVKFSREVGNLYTGSLYLGLLSYLVNAAEANEKMLFFSYGSGAVGEIYSGEIQPDFEKIIDKDAILAMLDNRQKMSISDYEKMYEVEYQDGTIVDPAGVDAKFYLSEIKENERLYKKNK from the coding sequence ATGGATGTAGGTATTGATAAAATAGGCTTTTATGTACCAAAAGATTATATTGATATTGTGGAGTTAGCTAAAGCTAGGGATGTTGATCCTAATAAATTCACAATTGGTATTGGTCAAGATAAGCAAGCTGTTCCGCAACCTTATCAGGATGCAGTTACACTAGCCGCTAGTTCAGCCGATAGTATTTTAACAACTGACGATAAAAAAGATATTGGTCTATTGATAGTTGGAACAGAGAGCAGTGTCGATGAATCTAAGTCTACAGCCGCTTTCTTAATGGACTTGTTGGATTTACCAGAAGATATCCGTTCATATGAAATTAAACAAGCTTGTTTCGGCGCTACAGCCGGTTTGCAAGCAGCATATGATTTTGTCAGTCTCAATCCGGGTAAAAAGGCCCTAGTTATTGCTAGCGATATTGCTCGTTATGGTATCAAAACTCCCGGTGAAGTTACTCAAGGTGCTGGTTCAGTCGCTATGCTGATCAGTGAAAACCCTCGTGTTTTGAAACTCGACCACAAGTCAGTTTATATGACACGTAACGTTGGTGACTTCTGGCGTCCCACTTTCTCAAAGACAGCATTTGCCCGTGGAAAGTTCTCAAATGAGGTTTATGTCGACTTTTTCACGACGCTTTGGAATAAATTTCAGGCTAAATATGAGGTTACGGCTGATGATTTTTCAACTATGTTATTCCACATTCCTTATACAAAAATGGGAACTAAGGCCTTGCGTACACTAGATGGTAAGTTGTCGGATGAGAAATACGCTGAATTAACAGAACATTATCAAGCCAGTGTTAAATTCAGTCGTGAAGTTGGTAATCTTTACACAGGTTCACTTTATCTCGGACTGTTATCATACCTAGTTAACGCCGCTGAAGCTAACGAAAAGATGCTATTCTTCAGTTATGGTTCAGGTGCTGTTGGCGAAATTTACAGTGGTGAAATCCAACCAGATTTTGAGAAAATTATCGATAAAGACGCTATTTTAGCAATGCTTGATAATCGTCAAAAGATGAGTATTTCTGATTACGAAAAAATGTATGAAGTTGAATATCAAGATGGTACAATCGTTGATCCAGCAGGCGTCGATGCCAAGTTTTATTTGAGTGAAATCAAAGAAAATGAACGACTTTATAAAAAGAATAAATAA
- a CDS encoding hydroxymethylglutaryl-CoA reductase, degradative — translation MKIYEMTDEQRIKYLLDGGYIDETQAQLLRERQTISTDLADSLSENQVGSFSLPYGFATDFLIDGTDYLVPMVIEEPSVIAAASNAAKRVKKSGGFKTFPTSRIVYGQIVLENVTAAEIAELQQHDSEILKFAQQAHPSLIKRGGGVVSLKFNHYEHFEEVELGIDTVDAMGANMVNSILEKTAHKIASMISGDVLCSILSNSGVGQVITVEAKVDYEQLATKTMSGEEVAGRIVKLSTFAKESVKRAITHNKGIMNGVDAVLLATGNDFRAQEAAAHSFAFESGQYQPFSEWRIADNKLVGTLKMPIELGSVGGAIRALPMAQLSLAIMKIQNSRQLQSVVGAVGLANNLSALRALVTTGIQAGHMGLQSKSLAVSAGAVGPEIDQVAHKLNQTKDYTLQNAENILLELRKK, via the coding sequence ATGAAAATTTACGAAATGACAGATGAGCAACGGATTAAGTATCTGCTTGATGGCGGGTATATTGATGAAACTCAAGCCCAACTATTGCGTGAGCGTCAGACTATTTCAACCGATTTAGCCGACAGTCTCAGTGAAAATCAGGTTGGTAGTTTTAGTTTGCCATATGGTTTTGCGACTGACTTTTTAATTGATGGAACTGATTATTTAGTGCCCATGGTGATTGAAGAGCCTTCAGTTATTGCGGCAGCTTCTAATGCAGCTAAACGTGTCAAAAAAAGTGGTGGCTTTAAAACTTTCCCAACCTCCAGAATCGTCTACGGACAAATTGTTTTGGAAAATGTGACGGCAGCTGAAATTGCTGAGTTGCAACAACATGATTCAGAAATTTTGAAATTTGCTCAGCAAGCTCACCCAAGTTTAATTAAACGTGGCGGTGGGGTCGTTTCTTTGAAGTTCAATCATTACGAACATTTTGAAGAGGTTGAACTAGGAATCGATACCGTTGATGCCATGGGAGCTAATATGGTCAACTCGATTTTGGAAAAGACCGCACATAAGATTGCCTCAATGATTTCTGGGGATGTTTTGTGCAGCATTTTATCCAATAGTGGAGTAGGTCAGGTTATTACAGTAGAAGCAAAAGTTGATTATGAGCAATTAGCTACTAAAACGATGTCTGGCGAGGAAGTTGCTGGTCGGATAGTCAAACTATCAACCTTTGCCAAAGAGTCGGTTAAACGGGCTATTACTCACAATAAAGGCATTATGAATGGTGTCGACGCTGTATTATTGGCAACGGGAAATGATTTTCGTGCTCAAGAAGCAGCTGCACATAGTTTTGCGTTTGAATCTGGGCAGTACCAACCATTTAGTGAGTGGCGTATTGCTGATAATAAATTAGTTGGAACGTTAAAAATGCCAATTGAATTGGGCAGTGTCGGTGGAGCTATCAGGGCTTTACCCATGGCACAGTTGAGTTTAGCAATTATGAAGATTCAAAATAGCCGACAGTTGCAGTCAGTCGTTGGTGCAGTCGGATTAGCTAACAATTTGTCAGCGTTACGAGCTTTGGTCACGACTGGTATTCAAGCGGGACACATGGGATTGCAAAGTAAATCTCTCGCGGTGTCAGCCGGTGCAGTCGGCCCAGAAATCGATCAAGTAGCTCATAAACTGAATCAGACTAAAGATTATACATTGCAGAATGCAGAGAATATTTTATTAGAGTTGAGGAAAAAATAA
- a CDS encoding thiolase family protein, with translation MDPIVIIDAKRTAIGKFRGQFADMTAVELGSQLVKKLLSQNKVNPKMVDQFIFGNVYQTGMGQNTARQIELNVDGRVDATAMTVNQVCGSGMKAIYEGVSAITMGNAEIVVAGGVESMSNAPFYAPRTGKMEVSPKLSDSLFNDGLNDAFNHLPMGITAENVARKYHVTREQQDKFAFDSHQKAHKAQAKLAKEIIPIEVNGEEITTDQSIRPTTTLEQMGQLRTVFDKKGTVTAGNSSPINDGAAAVILMRESRAKELGLNYVAEITGYTEIGIDPDYMGYAPYYAINKYFDRYKTTVDDYDLFEVNEAFAAQAVAVSRDLKLPEDRLNIYGGAIALGHPLGATGTRMIATLINSLQQEGKQNGLASLCIGGGMAMAMGIKLL, from the coding sequence ATGGATCCGATTGTAATTATAGATGCAAAAAGAACTGCTATTGGCAAATTCCGCGGACAATTTGCTGATATGACGGCGGTTGAGTTGGGTAGTCAACTTGTTAAAAAACTACTTAGCCAAAATAAAGTTAACCCTAAGATGGTTGATCAATTTATTTTTGGAAATGTTTATCAAACTGGTATGGGTCAAAATACAGCTCGTCAAATCGAGTTAAATGTAGACGGACGTGTCGACGCAACGGCCATGACCGTCAATCAAGTTTGTGGTTCCGGGATGAAAGCCATTTATGAAGGTGTCTCGGCTATCACTATGGGTAACGCAGAAATTGTTGTTGCCGGTGGTGTAGAAAGCATGTCAAATGCACCATTTTATGCACCAAGAACAGGCAAGATGGAAGTTAGTCCTAAGTTGTCAGATAGTTTGTTCAATGATGGATTGAACGATGCTTTCAATCATTTGCCAATGGGTATCACGGCTGAAAATGTAGCTCGTAAATATCACGTAACTCGTGAACAACAAGATAAATTTGCTTTTGATTCACATCAAAAAGCACATAAGGCTCAAGCAAAATTAGCCAAAGAAATTATTCCGATTGAAGTTAATGGTGAAGAAATTACCACTGATCAATCGATTCGTCCAACAACGACTTTGGAACAAATGGGTCAATTACGAACTGTTTTCGATAAAAAAGGAACAGTTACTGCTGGAAATTCATCGCCAATCAACGATGGTGCTGCTGCCGTAATTTTGATGCGTGAAAGTCGTGCTAAAGAATTAGGTCTCAATTATGTGGCTGAAATTACTGGTTATACAGAAATCGGAATCGACCCCGATTATATGGGTTATGCACCATATTACGCCATCAACAAATACTTTGACCGCTATAAGACAACAGTTGATGACTACGATTTATTTGAAGTCAACGAAGCCTTTGCGGCTCAAGCAGTTGCGGTTAGTCGTGACCTCAAGTTACCTGAGGACCGTTTGAATATTTATGGTGGAGCGATTGCTTTAGGGCATCCACTTGGCGCTACAGGAACTCGAATGATTGCTACTTTGATCAATTCATTGCAACAAGAAGGCAAGCAAAATGGCTTAGCATCACTTTGTATCGGTGGTGGTATGGCAATGGCTATGGGAATCAAATTACTATGA
- the galU gene encoding UTP--glucose-1-phosphate uridylyltransferase GalU, with protein sequence MKVRKAIIPAAGLGTRFLPATKALAKEMLPIVDKPTIQFIVEEAKASGIEDILIITGKNKRSIEDHFDSVPELEQNLESKNKTELLKVVQATTDLGVNLYYSRQAHPNGLGDAVSQARSFIGDEPFIVMLGDDLMKDKVPLTKQLIDDYEKTHASTIAVMKVPERDVSKYGVIDPEGENAPGLYNVKKFVEKPKVEDAPSNLAIIGRYLLTPEIFDLLATQKPGAGNEIQLTDAIDRMNKTQRVFAHEFKGQRFDVGNKFGYVKTNIEYGLTHPEVKDELKPYILDLAKQIQAEDKSKKNTK encoded by the coding sequence ATGAAAGTTAGAAAAGCAATTATACCAGCAGCAGGATTGGGAACAAGATTTTTGCCAGCTACCAAAGCTTTAGCAAAGGAAATGTTACCTATCGTTGATAAGCCAACAATTCAATTTATCGTTGAGGAGGCCAAAGCTTCTGGTATTGAAGATATTTTGATCATTACTGGTAAGAATAAACGTTCAATCGAGGATCACTTTGACTCCGTACCAGAATTGGAACAAAACCTTGAATCAAAGAATAAGACTGAATTATTAAAAGTTGTTCAAGCTACAACTGACTTGGGCGTTAACTTGTACTACAGTCGTCAAGCACATCCAAATGGTTTAGGAGACGCTGTCTCACAAGCCAGATCATTTATCGGTGACGAGCCATTTATCGTTATGCTTGGTGATGATTTGATGAAAGACAAGGTTCCTTTGACAAAGCAATTGATTGATGACTATGAGAAGACTCATGCTTCAACAATTGCCGTTATGAAGGTTCCTGAAAGAGACGTTTCTAAATATGGTGTAATTGACCCAGAAGGCGAAAATGCCCCTGGATTATACAACGTTAAGAAATTCGTTGAAAAGCCAAAAGTTGAAGATGCTCCAAGTAACTTAGCCATTATCGGACGTTACTTGTTAACACCAGAAATTTTTGACCTACTAGCAACTCAAAAACCAGGTGCTGGTAATGAAATTCAATTAACAGACGCTATCGATCGCATGAACAAGACACAAAGAGTCTTCGCCCACGAATTTAAGGGACAAAGATTTGATGTTGGTAACAAGTTTGGTTATGTGAAGACAAACATCGAATATGGATTGACTCACCCAGAAGTAAAGGATGAATTGAAGCCATACATTCTTGATCTTGCTAAACAAATTCAAGCTGAAGATAAGAGTAAGAAAAATACTAAATAA
- a CDS encoding YihY/virulence factor BrkB family protein: protein MEENTQQVPLFKQSISKHEKFIGFVKYVTQAVSDSNVPMASKAITYYILLSLFPAVIVIGNLIPLLHLDKPTVIGYIEFILPDDLHHYLLPTIIKVLSSSNRGILSVGILVSLWAISRGLNIAQMTMNEAYGLDVNSLFVEKTFLNYIIRRGLAFVTTLMLIVIAVAAIITFTFGQLFLNWLIPLLRVNSRWIDEFTRWKWPFAIVIMFLIMFALFYFLPNIHLKLYYILTGTFIASVGILGLSQLFSYYLKYFGSAWDNYGAIGAIIVFLLWVNMSVTIFLFGNAINVAFAESFGGPYLRISTGRLTSYLQSHEKENN, encoded by the coding sequence ATGGAAGAAAATACACAGCAGGTACCATTATTTAAACAGTCGATATCTAAACATGAAAAATTTATCGGCTTCGTAAAGTATGTTACACAAGCAGTGAGCGATTCAAATGTACCCATGGCTTCGAAAGCAATTACGTATTATATCCTGTTGTCACTATTTCCAGCTGTCATTGTTATTGGAAATTTGATTCCACTATTACATTTAGATAAACCGACAGTTATCGGCTATATTGAATTTATTTTGCCAGATGACTTGCACCATTACTTGTTGCCGACAATTATTAAGGTTTTATCTAGTTCCAATAGAGGTATCTTGTCAGTTGGTATTCTAGTGTCTCTTTGGGCAATCTCTCGTGGATTAAATATTGCACAAATGACGATGAATGAAGCATACGGTTTGGACGTAAACAGTCTATTTGTTGAAAAAACTTTTTTAAACTATATCATTCGTCGTGGTCTAGCATTTGTTACAACTTTGATGTTAATCGTTATTGCTGTGGCAGCTATTATAACGTTTACATTTGGTCAACTTTTTTTGAACTGGTTGATTCCCTTGCTACGAGTGAATTCTCGCTGGATAGATGAATTTACTAGATGGAAATGGCCCTTTGCAATTGTTATAATGTTTTTGATCATGTTTGCTTTATTTTATTTTTTACCTAATATCCATTTGAAACTTTATTACATTTTAACCGGGACCTTTATTGCCAGTGTCGGTATCTTAGGTCTGTCGCAATTGTTTTCATATTATTTGAAATATTTTGGGTCAGCATGGGACAACTATGGTGCTATCGGCGCGATTATTGTGTTTTTGCTTTGGGTGAATATGTCAGTGACAATCTTTTTATTTGGAAATGCTATTAATGTTGCTTTTGCCGAGTCCTTCGGCGGTCCATATTTAAGGATAAGTACTGGTAGATTAACTAGTTATTTGCAGTCGCATGAAAAGGAGAATAATTAA
- the map gene encoding type I methionyl aminopeptidase — protein sequence MITLKSAREIEGMRKSGELLANTHIGLRDIIKPGISSMEIENFANDYIVSHGGRPSEKGFEGYKYATCVCVNDEVAHGIPRKNLILKSGDVLKVDMTVNLDGYESDSCWTYAVGELSAEDQKLMDVTKKALYLGIDQAVVGNRLGDIGYAIQHYVEDENHMGDVRDLIGHGIQPTMHEAPNVPHYGEPGQGLRLREGMTITIEPMVNLGTWEIKDKFVKADGWEYFVSADGTDSAQYEHTIAITKDGPKILTSQDPEYDAKYLL from the coding sequence GTGATTACATTAAAATCTGCAAGAGAAATAGAAGGAATGAGAAAGTCCGGAGAACTGCTTGCCAATACACATATCGGTTTGCGTGACATTATCAAACCAGGAATTTCATCAATGGAAATTGAAAATTTTGCCAACGACTATATCGTTTCACACGGTGGTCGCCCATCAGAAAAAGGCTTCGAAGGCTACAAATACGCTACTTGTGTTTGTGTTAACGATGAAGTAGCTCATGGTATTCCTCGTAAAAACTTGATTTTGAAGAGTGGGGACGTCTTAAAGGTTGACATGACAGTCAACTTGGATGGCTATGAAAGTGATTCATGTTGGACTTATGCGGTTGGAGAACTTTCAGCTGAAGATCAAAAATTAATGGACGTTACTAAAAAAGCCCTTTATTTAGGAATTGACCAAGCCGTTGTTGGTAATCGTTTAGGCGATATTGGTTACGCTATTCAACACTATGTTGAAGATGAAAATCATATGGGTGATGTGCGTGATTTGATTGGACATGGTATCCAGCCTACAATGCACGAAGCTCCAAATGTGCCTCATTATGGTGAACCTGGCCAAGGTTTAAGATTACGTGAAGGTATGACGATTACAATTGAACCAATGGTTAATTTAGGTACATGGGAAATCAAAGATAAGTTTGTCAAAGCTGACGGTTGGGAATATTTTGTTTCCGCTGATGGTACTGATTCCGCTCAATATGAACATACAATTGCGATTACTAAAGATGGTCCTAAAATTCTAACATCACAAGATCCTGAATATGATGCTAAATATCTACTTTAA
- a CDS encoding flavodoxin, translating to MTKVKIVFASITGNDEDIAYVLTEKFEALGCDVDMSEVSQTDAADFEDADICVIASYTYDQGIVPDEALDFYDDMQDLNLSEKVYGVCGSGDTFYEDFCRAVDEFAKVFDKVGATKGAEPVRVELDPEQDDIDHLDNFAEEIYKKAQEMDL from the coding sequence ATGACAAAAGTAAAAATTGTCTTTGCCAGCATTACTGGTAACGATGAAGATATCGCATACGTTTTAACAGAAAAGTTTGAAGCACTTGGTTGCGACGTTGATATGAGTGAAGTTTCTCAAACCGACGCCGCTGATTTTGAAGATGCCGACATTTGTGTGATTGCTAGTTATACTTACGATCAAGGAATCGTACCCGATGAAGCTCTAGATTTTTACGATGATATGCAAGACTTAAATCTCAGTGAAAAAGTCTACGGAGTCTGTGGCTCTGGCGATACCTTCTATGAAGATTTTTGCCGAGCTGTCGATGAATTTGCCAAAGTTTTTGACAAAGTTGGCGCAACTAAAGGTGCTGAACCCGTTAGAGTTGAACTGGACCCCGAACAGGATGACATCGATCATCTCGATAACTTTGCGGAAGAAATTTATAAAAAGGCACAAGAAATGGATCTATAA